In a genomic window of Bacteroidota bacterium:
- a CDS encoding LexA family transcriptional regulator produces the protein MSKIAKNIKVLRELKKLTQDQLAESLEINRSRIGAYEESRSEPPYELLIRIADYFQISTDCLLKSDLSKTNPESLIKIGQNRTLFPIMVDKNGDDLIEVVAVKASAGYLNGYSDPQFIEELPVMNLPFKIIGKHRAFGIKGDSMPPLKDGSIAVGKYLESLKEIKDGQSYIVLTKNEGVVYKRLYGNKENPCFEFHSDNPVYKPYVINNEEILEVWSFVCSLNIGEFNAQDLNIDNMIRFLQSYRVEMGK, from the coding sequence ATGTCAAAAATAGCAAAAAATATTAAGGTTCTAAGGGAATTAAAAAAGCTTACTCAGGATCAGCTGGCAGAGTCCCTGGAGATAAATAGGTCACGCATTGGGGCTTATGAAGAAAGCAGATCAGAGCCTCCTTATGAATTATTGATCAGGATTGCTGATTATTTTCAAATCTCTACAGATTGCCTTTTGAAGAGCGATTTGAGCAAAACAAATCCTGAATCATTAATCAAGATTGGCCAAAACAGAACTCTTTTTCCTATAATGGTTGATAAAAACGGAGATGATTTAATAGAAGTAGTTGCTGTAAAGGCATCAGCCGGATATTTAAATGGTTATTCCGATCCCCAGTTTATAGAAGAGCTTCCTGTAATGAATTTGCCATTTAAGATAATAGGTAAACACCGAGCATTTGGAATAAAAGGCGATTCAATGCCACCTTTAAAGGATGGTTCAATTGCCGTAGGAAAATACCTGGAATCTTTGAAAGAAATTAAAGATGGCCAAAGCTACATTGTACTTACAAAAAACGAAGGTGTGGTTTACAAAAGATTATACGGGAATAAGGAAAATCCTTGCTTTGAATTTCATTCAGACAACCCTGTTTATAAGCCCTATGTCATTAATAACGAGGAAATATTAGAGGTGTGGAGTTTTGTATGCAGCTTAAATATAGGTGAGTTCAATGCACAGGATTTAAACATTGATAATATGATCCGCTTTTTGCAGTCTTACCGGGTTGAAATGGGAAAATAA
- a CDS encoding GIY-YIG nuclease family protein — translation MFAIIDIETCGGKFEFRKGRITEICILIHDGLSVVETYTTLLNPECFISPMFTNITGITNKMVEDAPRFCEVAKKILELTEGKIFVAHNVGFDYNFLKDEFNSLGFKFRRETLCTVRLSRKLLPGHASYSLGNLCDSLGIQNLARHRAHGDALATAILFDRLMQAKNMHAQYKNKGVVELMARRIDNIKKYILDKLPESCGVYFFLAKDGSIIYIGKSVNMYSRALSHFNSDESKGKKMLNDLYNVDFVETGSELIALLLESEQIKLHKPKYNRLRKADVFTHAIEWFKDNKGIINFRIVESELAENALISFTSYIAARERLENWIEENSLCLQYCALTNEGSICFNHQIKKCNGICAGKEDKAKYNLRTKKILSNFIFESPNFLIFDHGRQGEEQSVILVEKGKFAGYGYMDPSMQFTSVQEFKEMVKKATYYPDSDDLIRSWLKKKNRKTVLF, via the coding sequence ATGTTTGCAATCATCGATATAGAAACATGTGGTGGAAAATTTGAATTCCGCAAAGGAAGAATAACTGAAATTTGTATTCTCATTCACGATGGTTTAAGCGTGGTTGAAACCTATACCACCCTCCTAAATCCTGAATGTTTTATTTCTCCCATGTTCACCAATATTACTGGTATTACAAATAAAATGGTTGAAGATGCACCCAGGTTTTGTGAGGTAGCAAAAAAAATTCTTGAACTTACCGAAGGAAAAATATTTGTGGCCCATAATGTTGGTTTTGATTACAATTTTTTAAAAGATGAATTTAATTCCCTTGGCTTTAAATTCAGGAGGGAAACCTTATGCACTGTTCGGTTGAGTAGGAAATTATTGCCTGGACATGCTTCTTATAGTCTTGGAAATTTATGTGATTCCCTTGGCATTCAAAATTTAGCCAGGCATAGGGCGCATGGAGATGCATTGGCTACAGCTATCCTTTTTGACAGACTAATGCAGGCCAAAAATATGCATGCCCAGTATAAAAACAAAGGCGTAGTTGAACTAATGGCCAGGCGTATTGACAACATTAAAAAATACATTCTTGATAAATTGCCCGAATCCTGCGGAGTATATTTTTTTTTAGCAAAAGATGGGTCCATAATTTATATTGGCAAGAGCGTTAATATGTACAGTAGGGCCTTGAGCCATTTCAACAGCGATGAAAGCAAGGGAAAAAAAATGTTGAACGATTTGTACAATGTTGATTTTGTTGAAACAGGCAGTGAATTAATTGCACTGTTGTTGGAATCTGAACAAATAAAGCTACACAAGCCTAAATACAACCGGTTGAGAAAGGCAGATGTTTTCACGCATGCTATAGAATGGTTTAAGGACAATAAAGGCATAATCAATTTCAGGATTGTGGAAAGTGAATTGGCTGAAAACGCATTAATTTCATTTACCAGTTATATTGCTGCACGTGAAAGATTGGAGAACTGGATAGAAGAAAATTCCCTGTGCCTTCAATATTGTGCCCTCACAAACGAAGGGAGCATTTGCTTTAATCATCAAATAAAAAAATGCAATGGCATATGTGCAGGTAAGGAAGATAAGGCGAAATACAACCTTAGGACAAAAAAAATCTTAAGCAATTTCATTTTTGAATCTCCCAACTTTCTCATATTTGACCATGGTAGGCAAGGAGAGGAGCAGTCTGTAATTCTTGTTGAAAAAGGAAAATTCGCTGGTTATGGATATATGGATCCTAGCATGCAATTTACCTCGGTGCAGGAATTCAAAGAAATGGTGAAAAAAGCTACCTATTACCCGGATTCAGATGATTTAATTAGATCATGGTTAAAAAAAAAGAACAGAAAAACAGTGCTTTTTTAA
- the lepB gene encoding signal peptidase I — protein sequence MKRKAARKKSLFREWIEALSIALLVVILVRGLVAEVYVIPTPSMEKTLLPGDFILVNKISYGSRLAQTPLSLPFFHQYIPFFEGFKSYLEWISLPYFRLPGTSSIKHNDVVVFNYPLDDNFPVDHKTHYVKRCVALPGDTLVIKNTQVIVNHLPLPVFPELQYDRIIKTSSGDQGFIHEFEPSEGGRAHGKNVLNIPLTDHLANEISKDKRVVNIKKRIEKEGFFYDHIFPYDSNFPWNTDNFGPLIIPKAGTTVNINTKNIGIYQRIIENYELNELEIVDQAIKINGELVDSYTFKMDYYFMLGDNRHYSSDSRFWGFVPENHIVGKASSIIFSIKPKQPISNKIRMDRFFKSLAL from the coding sequence TTGAAAAGAAAAGCGGCACGAAAAAAATCACTGTTCCGGGAATGGATTGAAGCCCTGTCTATAGCGCTGCTGGTGGTAATTCTGGTAAGAGGGCTTGTAGCAGAGGTTTATGTAATTCCTACCCCTTCCATGGAAAAAACACTTTTACCCGGTGATTTTATATTGGTAAATAAAATTTCCTATGGTTCCCGTTTAGCACAAACCCCCTTGTCTCTTCCTTTTTTTCACCAGTACATCCCTTTTTTTGAAGGATTTAAATCCTACTTAGAATGGATAAGTCTGCCTTATTTTAGATTGCCTGGAACAAGTTCTATAAAACACAATGATGTAGTTGTTTTTAATTATCCTCTAGATGACAATTTTCCTGTTGATCATAAAACGCATTATGTAAAGCGTTGTGTTGCCCTGCCAGGGGATACTTTAGTTATAAAAAACACACAGGTAATTGTTAATCATTTACCCTTGCCTGTTTTTCCTGAATTGCAATACGACCGTATAATAAAAACATCTTCTGGCGACCAGGGGTTTATTCATGAATTTGAACCCTCAGAAGGCGGAAGGGCACATGGAAAAAATGTATTGAACATACCTTTAACCGACCATTTGGCAAATGAAATTAGTAAAGACAAAAGAGTAGTGAACATAAAAAAAAGGATAGAAAAAGAAGGTTTTTTTTATGACCATATATTTCCTTATGACTCTAATTTTCCCTGGAATACGGATAATTTTGGTCCTTTAATAATTCCTAAAGCGGGTACAACTGTAAATATTAACACAAAAAACATTGGAATTTACCAAAGAATTATAGAAAATTACGAATTGAATGAACTCGAAATAGTGGATCAGGCAATTAAAATAAATGGAGAGCTTGTGGATTCTTATACATTTAAAATGGATTATTATTTTATGCTTGGCGATAACCGGCATTATTCTTCTGATTCCAGATTTTGGGGCTTTGTTCCCGAGAACCATATTGTTGGAAAAGCAAGCAGCATTATTTTTTCTATAAAACCCAAACAGCCTATTTCAAATAAAATAAGAATGGATAGGTTTTTTAAATCTCTTGCATTGTGA
- a CDS encoding SpoIIE family protein phosphatase, with protein sequence MKIFIRFYFLTLLLFLLGTVYQFSYGNQERMVASKLSRVDSLIIKKLIDDNIKQIKKDSLQAILKTTLSDSIKVLALHELYLASDSIDYAKQALKFSNKKNYKNGICLSLLDLGRYYYFEGQQDISLSYLVKLVKIAEETNNKKILVGAYKYIGFIYRPHNSFIALDYYLKSLALAEEIKDEIAQSYALSAIGNVHEGVFDGTSEKNKTALEYYLKSLEIRERKGSYDEIASSLTETSRVYDLLGLHDKVVDIRLRGLEFAKKSGSTENIVFLYNLLGHDYNYRKNDFNKALEYQLMAYEIARSQKNNLDIMFDITKEIAYSYYSLGNFKKSADFFQQGIDINKSIREKEISYNHNLSGIKYELEKDIEKQKLLLKDSEILKEKTEAEKQTMLRNAFFIGFALVFILALIIFKGNRQKLRSNRELDIRNKKIEIAYQTLALSENKLKQITSTINDVFYLYNIVEKKYEYISPNSASLLGAEPQFFYDGNSMKHFVVQADLPKLIQANEKVDSGIAYDIEYRVVIDNKLIWIDEKSYPIFDEQNNLIWNSGVCRDITKRKNAEEILHKKNKDITDSINYASKIQQAILPESIEFKKHFPDSFVLFKPKDIVSGDFYWITEKNDFVFFTAADCTGHGVPGGFMSMLGMALLNEIVNLKDISEPSIILDKIKIRIIYALKQKSGLSETKDGMDMALCRIDKRKNELVIASANNPVWVIRENEFIEIKGDKQPVGISGGLDFKFNQQTVQLKKGDCIYVLTDGYADQFGGAKGKKFKYKPLKELLISMHSNTMEQQREILSKTMLEWKKDIEQVDDILLMGIKI encoded by the coding sequence ATGAAAATTTTTATTCGCTTTTATTTTCTTACCCTTTTATTGTTCCTCTTGGGAACTGTTTATCAATTTAGTTATGGGAACCAGGAAAGAATGGTGGCCTCAAAATTGTCAAGAGTTGATAGTTTAATAATTAAGAAATTAATTGATGATAATATCAAACAAATCAAAAAAGATTCTCTTCAGGCAATTTTAAAAACCACCCTAAGCGATAGTATAAAAGTTCTGGCTTTGCATGAGTTATACCTCGCCAGTGATTCAATTGACTATGCCAAACAAGCCTTGAAATTTTCAAATAAAAAAAACTACAAAAATGGAATATGCTTGTCATTGCTGGATTTGGGCCGGTATTATTATTTTGAAGGCCAACAGGATATTTCTCTTAGCTATTTGGTTAAATTAGTTAAAATTGCTGAAGAAACAAACAATAAGAAAATACTTGTAGGTGCGTATAAATATATAGGTTTTATATACCGGCCACATAATTCATTTATAGCCCTTGACTATTATCTTAAAAGCTTGGCATTGGCTGAGGAAATTAAGGATGAAATTGCACAATCCTATGCCTTAAGTGCTATTGGTAATGTTCACGAAGGAGTTTTTGATGGTACTTCTGAAAAAAACAAAACAGCATTGGAGTATTACCTCAAAAGCCTGGAAATACGTGAAAGAAAAGGATCTTATGATGAAATTGCTTCATCATTGACTGAAACATCGCGTGTTTATGACCTCTTAGGACTACATGATAAGGTAGTGGATATAAGATTAAGGGGCTTGGAATTTGCCAAAAAATCAGGAAGTACAGAGAATATTGTTTTCTTATACAATCTTTTGGGCCACGACTATAACTATCGGAAAAATGATTTTAACAAAGCTCTCGAATACCAACTAATGGCTTATGAAATAGCCAGGAGCCAGAAAAACAACCTGGATATAATGTTTGATATCACAAAAGAAATTGCTTACTCCTATTATTCTTTAGGCAATTTTAAAAAATCAGCAGATTTTTTTCAGCAGGGCATCGATATAAATAAATCAATACGGGAAAAAGAAATAAGTTACAATCATAACCTTTCGGGAATAAAATATGAACTGGAAAAAGATATTGAAAAACAGAAATTACTTTTAAAGGATTCAGAAATACTAAAAGAAAAGACCGAGGCTGAAAAACAAACGATGTTACGCAATGCCTTTTTTATTGGTTTTGCCCTTGTTTTTATTCTTGCACTAATTATTTTTAAAGGAAACAGACAAAAATTAAGATCTAACAGAGAACTGGATATTAGAAATAAAAAAATTGAGATTGCCTATCAAACCCTTGCTTTAAGCGAAAACAAGTTAAAACAGATTACCTCAACTATCAATGATGTTTTCTATTTATACAACATTGTTGAGAAAAAATATGAATATATTAGCCCAAACAGTGCTTCATTACTAGGAGCGGAGCCTCAATTTTTTTATGATGGAAACAGCATGAAACATTTTGTTGTGCAAGCTGATTTACCAAAACTTATTCAAGCAAACGAGAAAGTAGATTCAGGCATTGCCTATGATATTGAATACCGGGTAGTGATTGACAATAAATTAATATGGATTGACGAGAAATCCTATCCAATATTTGATGAACAAAACAATTTGATATGGAATTCAGGTGTTTGCCGTGATATTACCAAAAGAAAAAATGCGGAAGAAATCCTACATAAAAAAAACAAAGATATTACCGATAGCATTAATTATGCAAGCAAAATACAACAAGCTATTTTACCCGAGAGCATAGAATTTAAAAAGCATTTTCCAGATTCATTTGTGCTATTTAAGCCCAAGGATATAGTTAGCGGTGATTTTTACTGGATAACAGAAAAAAACGATTTTGTGTTTTTTACAGCTGCCGACTGTACAGGTCATGGTGTTCCGGGAGGTTTTATGAGTATGCTAGGAATGGCTCTTTTGAATGAAATAGTTAACCTGAAAGACATCTCAGAACCCTCAATTATTCTGGATAAAATAAAAATCAGGATCATTTATGCCTTAAAGCAAAAAAGCGGCTTGAGTGAAACAAAGGATGGAATGGATATGGCCCTGTGTAGAATAGATAAACGCAAAAATGAATTGGTTATAGCATCTGCAAACAATCCTGTATGGGTGATAAGGGAAAATGAATTCATAGAAATAAAAGGTGACAAGCAGCCCGTAGGTATTTCTGGAGGCCTTGATTTTAAATTCAACCAACAGACTGTGCAATTAAAAAAAGGAGACTGTATTTATGTGTTGACTGATGGATATGCAGATCAGTTTGGCGGTGCAAAAGGAAAGAAATTCAAATACAAGCCCCTAAAGGAATTATTGATTTCCATGCATAGTAACACCATGGAACAACAAAGAGAAATACTTTCTAAAACTATGCTTGAATGGAAAAAAGATATTGAACAGGTAGACGATATACTCCTTATGGGAATTAAAATATAA
- a CDS encoding WbqC family protein produces MAPVSYYCCLAKFKEICIENHETYSRQSYRNRCSIYAANGILNLSIPVNATNNTVIKEVTIEHSENWQRQHWRSISSAYKSSPYFIYYDYELQPFYEKPFKYLIDFNEEIQNKFLTLLNLSVHPFSSLTYDKFVENSVDLRELIHPKKSNLFSLPQYNQVFIEKHGFIPNLSILDLLFNQGPESKEYLLSSFI; encoded by the coding sequence ATGGCACCTGTTTCCTATTATTGCTGCCTGGCAAAATTCAAAGAAATATGCATTGAAAACCATGAAACTTATTCAAGGCAATCCTACAGAAACAGGTGTAGCATTTATGCAGCCAATGGAATATTAAATCTTTCTATTCCGGTTAATGCAACCAATAACACAGTGATTAAAGAAGTAACAATAGAGCATTCGGAAAATTGGCAAAGACAACATTGGCGTTCAATTTCATCGGCTTACAAGTCATCTCCCTATTTTATTTATTATGATTATGAGTTGCAACCCTTTTACGAGAAGCCTTTTAAGTATTTAATTGATTTTAATGAAGAAATTCAAAACAAATTTTTAACGCTTTTAAATTTATCCGTTCATCCATTTTCATCCTTGACTTATGATAAGTTTGTGGAAAATTCCGTGGATTTGCGTGAGCTTATTCATCCAAAAAAAAGCAACCTTTTTTCCTTGCCCCAGTACAACCAGGTATTTATTGAAAAACATGGATTTATTCCCAATCTCAGTATTTTGGATTTGTTATTTAATCAGGGTCCTGAATCCAAAGAATATTTATTGTCTTCTTTTATTTAA